One Streptococcus sp. zg-86 DNA window includes the following coding sequences:
- the nadE gene encoding ammonia-dependent NAD(+) synthetase, with the protein MSLQERIIKQLGVKPVINPQEEIRKSIDFLKDYLRQHPFLKSYVLGISGGQDSTLAGRLAQLAMEEMRVETGDNRYQFIAVRLPYGIQADEDDAQAALSFIKPDMSLVVNIKESVDAMTKAVQATGSIVSDFNKGNIKARSRMIAQYALAGSYQGAVIGTDHAAENITGFFTKFGDGGADILPLFRLNKRQGKALLAELGADRALYEKIPIADLEEEKPGLTDEVALGVTYDKIDDYLEGKTIDTEARAIIENWWKKTEHKRHLPITIFDDFWKYSELNKD; encoded by the coding sequence ATGAGCCTACAAGAGAGAATTATCAAACAATTAGGTGTCAAACCCGTCATCAATCCTCAGGAAGAAATTCGCAAGTCGATTGATTTTTTAAAAGACTATCTGAGACAACACCCTTTCTTAAAGAGTTATGTTTTGGGTATTTCTGGCGGTCAAGATTCCACTCTAGCTGGCCGATTGGCTCAGCTTGCAATGGAGGAAATGAGAGTAGAAACTGGAGACAACCGTTATCAATTCATCGCTGTCCGTCTTCCATACGGCATTCAAGCAGATGAAGACGATGCCCAAGCAGCGCTTTCCTTTATCAAACCTGACATGAGCCTAGTCGTGAACATCAAAGAAAGTGTCGATGCCATGACAAAAGCCGTTCAAGCAACTGGAAGTATCGTATCTGACTTTAATAAAGGAAATATCAAGGCCCGTAGTCGCATGATTGCCCAGTATGCCCTTGCAGGGAGTTACCAAGGTGCTGTGATTGGAACAGATCATGCTGCTGAAAATATTACTGGCTTCTTTACCAAATTTGGTGATGGTGGTGCCGACATCCTACCACTTTTCCGTCTCAATAAGCGTCAAGGAAAAGCCCTCTTAGCAGAACTTGGAGCAGACCGAGCCCTCTACGAAAAAATTCCAATAGCGGATTTGGAAGAGGAAAAACCGGGATTAACAGATGAGGTAGCTCTTGGAGTAACCTACGACAAGATTGATGACTACCTAGAGGGCAAAACAATTGATACTGAAGCCCGAGCAATTATCGAGAACTGGTGGAAGAAAACAGAACACAAACGCCATCTTCCTATTACCATTTTTGATGATTTTTGGAAATATAGTGAATTGAATAAAGATTAG
- a CDS encoding glucosamine-6-phosphate deaminase, with protein MKVIRVKDQVEGGVVAFELLQEELKAGAKVLGLATGSTPIEFYKQVVASDLDFSNLVSVNLDEYVGLGVESDQSYVYFMKEHLFDKKPFKVSYLPNGLAEDLDEEVARYNALLAENPVDFQILGIGRNGHIGFNEPGSSFDGLTRVVDLTPSTIEANSRFFEKAEDVPTQAISMGIASIMSAKTVVLMAYGESKAEAVHQMVQGPVTAEVPASILQNHANVYVIVDEEAASRLK; from the coding sequence ATGAAAGTTATTCGTGTCAAAGATCAGGTTGAAGGTGGTGTTGTAGCCTTTGAATTACTCCAAGAAGAGTTGAAAGCAGGAGCTAAGGTTTTAGGACTTGCAACAGGATCAACTCCGATTGAATTTTATAAGCAAGTAGTCGCAAGTGACCTTGATTTTTCAAATCTCGTGTCCGTCAATTTAGACGAATATGTGGGTCTTGGAGTTGAAAGCGATCAGTCGTATGTTTACTTTATGAAGGAACATTTATTTGATAAAAAACCATTTAAGGTATCTTACTTACCGAATGGCTTGGCAGAAGATTTGGATGAGGAAGTGGCACGCTACAATGCTTTACTTGCAGAAAATCCAGTTGATTTCCAAATTTTGGGAATCGGTCGTAATGGCCATATTGGATTCAATGAGCCTGGTTCGTCATTTGATGGCTTGACACGTGTGGTAGATTTGACACCGTCAACGATAGAGGCCAACAGTCGTTTCTTTGAAAAGGCAGAAGATGTACCAACACAAGCTATTTCGATGGGAATTGCCTCTATCATGTCTGCTAAGACGGTTGTACTGATGGCTTATGGAGAAAGTAAGGCAGAAGCAGTTCATCAGATGGTACAAGGACCAGTAACAGCAGAGGTCCCAGCAAGCATCTTACAAAACCATGCAAATGTTTATGTTATTGTCGACGAAGAAGCAGCTTCACGTTTAAAATAA
- a CDS encoding TIGR01212 family radical SAM protein (This family includes YhcC from E. coli K-12, an uncharacterized radical SAM protein.), protein MKSYNALNDYYRTLFGEKTFKVPIDAGFDCPNRDGTVAKGGCTFCTVSGSGDAIVAPDAPIREQFYKEIDFMHRKWPDVRKYLVYFQNFTNTHEKVEVIRERYEQAINEPGVVGINIGTRPDCLPDETIAYLAELSEKMHVTVELGLQTTFEKTSDLINRAHSYELYVETVKRLRKFPKIEIVSHLINGLPGETHEMMLENVRRCVTDNDIQGIKLHLLHLMTNTRMQRDYHEGRLQLLSQEEYVNIICDQLEIIPKHIVIHRITGDAPRDMLIGPMWSLNKWEVLNAIETEMRRRGSVQGCRAKEQKLTC, encoded by the coding sequence ATGAAATCTTACAATGCTTTGAATGATTATTATCGAACATTATTTGGAGAAAAGACCTTTAAAGTACCGATTGATGCGGGATTTGACTGTCCGAATCGTGATGGAACGGTGGCAAAAGGCGGTTGTACATTTTGTACGGTGTCAGGATCTGGCGATGCGATTGTGGCACCTGATGCGCCTATCCGTGAACAATTTTATAAGGAAATTGATTTCATGCACCGTAAATGGCCAGATGTTCGGAAATATTTGGTCTATTTTCAAAACTTTACCAATACGCATGAAAAGGTTGAGGTGATTCGAGAACGGTACGAGCAAGCCATCAATGAGCCTGGAGTAGTGGGAATCAATATTGGAACTCGACCAGACTGTCTACCAGATGAAACGATTGCCTATCTAGCAGAATTGTCAGAGAAAATGCATGTGACAGTGGAGTTGGGGCTTCAGACAACCTTTGAAAAAACATCTGATTTGATTAACCGTGCTCACTCGTATGAACTCTATGTTGAAACTGTGAAACGATTGCGTAAATTTCCTAAGATTGAAATTGTCTCTCATTTGATTAATGGTTTACCCGGCGAGACACACGAGATGATGCTTGAAAATGTTCGCCGTTGCGTAACGGATAATGATATTCAAGGCATTAAATTACACTTGCTTCATTTGATGACTAATACCCGTATGCAGCGAGATTATCATGAAGGACGGCTGCAACTGTTGAGTCAAGAAGAATATGTGAACATTATTTGTGACCAGTTAGAAATTATCCCCAAGCATATCGTCATTCATCGGATTACAGGAGATGCGCCGCGCGATATGCTGATTGGACCAATGTGGAGCCTCAATAAGTGGGAAGTTCTCAATGCCATTGAAACAGAGATGCGTCGCCGTGGTAGCGTCCAGGGCTGTAGAGCAAAGGAGCAGAAATTGACATGTTAA
- the queA gene encoding tRNA preQ1(34) S-adenosylmethionine ribosyltransferase-isomerase QueA, with protein MNTADFDFHLPEHLIAQVPLKQRDASRLLILDRKKQTMVDARFDQIIDELEPGDALVMNNTRVLPARLYGEKPETGGHVELLLLKNTQGDQWEVLAKPAKRLKVGSKISFGDGRLTATIIEELEHGGRIVEFAYTGIFLEVLESLGEMPLPPYIHEKLDDRERYQTVYAKENGSAAAPTAGLHFTQELLKKIEAKGVKLVYLTLHVGLGTFRPVSVDNLDEHEMHSEFYTLSEEAAATLREVKSSGHRIIAVGTTSIRTLETIGNKFDGEIQADSGWTNIFIKPGYQFKLVDAFSTNFHLPKSTLVMLVSAFAGREFVLEAYHHAILEEYRFFSFGDAMFIK; from the coding sequence ATGAACACTGCTGATTTTGATTTTCACTTGCCTGAACACCTGATCGCTCAGGTTCCTCTGAAACAACGAGATGCTTCTCGTTTATTGATTCTTGACCGTAAAAAACAAACGATGGTCGATGCCCGTTTCGACCAAATTATCGATGAATTAGAGCCTGGTGATGCGCTCGTCATGAACAATACCCGCGTTTTGCCAGCCCGTCTATATGGCGAAAAACCAGAAACCGGTGGACATGTTGAATTGTTGCTCCTAAAAAATACGCAAGGTGATCAATGGGAAGTTCTTGCAAAACCTGCTAAACGATTGAAAGTTGGAAGCAAAATCTCCTTTGGCGATGGTCGCTTGACGGCAACAATTATTGAAGAATTAGAACACGGTGGGCGTATTGTAGAGTTTGCCTATACTGGCATTTTCCTTGAAGTGCTAGAAAGTCTTGGAGAAATGCCACTTCCACCCTACATTCATGAAAAATTGGACGATCGTGAACGTTATCAGACTGTTTATGCGAAAGAAAATGGCTCTGCTGCTGCACCGACTGCTGGACTTCATTTTACTCAAGAACTACTAAAAAAAATAGAAGCAAAAGGCGTCAAACTTGTTTATTTGACCCTTCATGTCGGTCTGGGAACTTTCCGCCCTGTATCTGTTGATAATCTAGACGAACACGAAATGCATTCTGAATTTTATACCTTATCAGAAGAAGCTGCGGCTACTTTACGAGAAGTAAAATCATCTGGTCACCGAATCATTGCAGTAGGTACAACTTCGATTCGCACCCTAGAGACGATTGGAAATAAATTTGATGGAGAGATTCAAGCAGACTCAGGCTGGACCAACATTTTTATCAAACCAGGCTATCAATTCAAACTGGTCGATGCCTTTTCAACCAACTTCCATCTACCGAAATCAACCTTGGTTATGCTAGTATCTGCCTTTGCTGGACGTGAATTTGTTCTTGAAGCATATCACCATGCTATTTTAGAAGAATACCGCTTCTTTAGCTTTGGCGATGCTATGTTTATCAAATAA
- a CDS encoding cation:proton antiporter — MTILLYLIVFLLVLIASNAANKLFPRLPLPLLQIVAGALLGLCIPQGKFHLDTEFFLALVIGPLLFREAEESDVTSILRYWHIVLYLIFPVIFISTLSLGYMANFLWASLPLAACLAAGAALGPTDLVAFSSLSDRFTFPKRVESILKGEGLLNDASGLVAFQVAVAAWLTGEFSLEKASVSLLISIVGGFAIGAMTAFFNQSLHRLLLHARASDIASQLLLELSLPLLTFFLAEEVHVSGIIAVVVAGIFKASRFKNITLLEAQVDTVTETVWGTVTFMLNGSVFILLGIELQMILEPILSSPIYDNLFLLITIFVLTFLLFSIRFLMIYGFYAYRMKRAKKKMTYALKDSLLLTFSGVKGTVSIATILLIPASLEREYPLLLFLVAGVTLLSFLTGLVVLPRLSESKEETLEYLMHIAILNDVVTELEADLAHTKIKGPLYAAIDNYHGRIENLILEREDKTVRKDLASLQLLILSIENDGLEQAYEEGKIDDRSYHLYQRYLLGMEQRINRNFASRFTYFWIVFWRVSRLILHEIVTLGARLRSWRKKEKRHLTKEEIESIAELYLANTEVIVESLEHLKGIYKNSLINFLQDSRLRETAIIGSGAFIERVITRMKPTNIVEMLRGYYLERKIIFEYEDQGLISPSYAKRLRQNVNNLENYSLKETVNTLPYDMVNYARKG, encoded by the coding sequence ATGACAATACTCCTTTATTTAATTGTATTTTTGCTGGTTTTGATTGCATCAAATGCAGCCAATAAATTGTTTCCACGTTTGCCGTTACCATTGTTACAGATTGTTGCCGGAGCCTTGTTAGGTCTGTGTATACCACAAGGAAAGTTTCATCTTGACACGGAATTTTTTCTTGCTTTGGTCATCGGACCGCTCTTGTTTCGTGAAGCTGAAGAAAGTGATGTTACTAGTATTCTGCGCTACTGGCATATTGTGCTGTATCTTATTTTCCCAGTCATTTTCATTTCAACTCTTAGCCTAGGTTATATGGCAAATTTTCTTTGGGCTAGTCTTCCGTTAGCGGCCTGCTTGGCGGCAGGGGCAGCGCTTGGTCCTACAGATTTAGTAGCCTTTTCTTCTCTATCGGATCGTTTTACATTCCCAAAGCGTGTCGAGAGTATCTTAAAGGGAGAAGGCTTGCTGAATGATGCGAGTGGCTTGGTTGCGTTTCAAGTGGCAGTAGCAGCTTGGCTTACAGGTGAATTTTCACTAGAAAAAGCTAGTGTATCGCTACTCATTTCCATTGTAGGTGGTTTTGCAATTGGAGCGATGACGGCCTTTTTCAATCAAAGTTTGCACCGCCTGTTGTTACATGCCCGAGCTTCTGATATTGCGAGTCAATTATTATTGGAATTAAGCCTGCCCTTACTCACCTTTTTTCTAGCTGAAGAAGTCCACGTTTCAGGGATTATTGCAGTCGTCGTTGCAGGGATTTTTAAGGCTAGTCGGTTTAAAAATATTACCTTATTGGAAGCTCAGGTTGATACAGTAACTGAAACAGTTTGGGGCACTGTTACCTTTATGTTAAATGGGTCTGTCTTTATTCTGTTAGGCATTGAATTACAGATGATTTTAGAGCCGATTCTGAGCAGTCCGATTTATGATAATCTCTTTTTATTGATTACTATTTTTGTTCTCACCTTCTTGTTGTTTAGTATCCGTTTTCTCATGATTTATGGTTTTTATGCCTATCGGATGAAGCGCGCAAAGAAAAAGATGACCTATGCCTTGAAAGATAGTCTATTGCTGACATTTTCAGGAGTTAAGGGAACGGTTTCCATTGCAACGATTTTGTTAATTCCAGCAAGCTTAGAACGAGAATATCCTCTCTTACTCTTTCTTGTTGCAGGCGTTACCTTACTCAGTTTCTTGACGGGCTTGGTCGTATTGCCACGTCTATCTGAAAGTAAGGAAGAAACGCTGGAATATCTGATGCACATCGCAATTTTAAATGACGTAGTGACGGAATTAGAAGCGGATTTGGCACATACCAAGATTAAAGGACCACTCTATGCAGCGATTGATAATTATCATGGTCGTATCGAAAACCTGATTTTAGAGCGGGAAGATAAGACTGTTCGAAAGGATCTGGCAAGTCTTCAACTCTTGATTCTGAGTATTGAAAATGATGGTCTTGAGCAGGCCTATGAAGAAGGAAAGATTGATGATCGGTCCTATCACCTTTATCAGCGTTATCTTTTAGGAATGGAACAGCGAATTAACCGAAATTTTGCTTCTCGTTTTACCTATTTTTGGATTGTTTTTTGGCGTGTTTCTCGTCTTATTCTCCATGAAATTGTGACATTGGGTGCCAGATTGCGTTCTTGGCGGAAAAAGGAAAAACGCCATTTGACCAAGGAAGAAATCGAGAGTATTGCAGAGCTCTATCTTGCCAATACGGAGGTGATTGTTGAGAGTTTGGAGCATTTGAAGGGGATTTATAAAAATTCGCTGATCAATTTCTTACAGGATTCTCGCTTGCGTGAAACAGCGATTATTGGTAGTGGAGCCTTTATTGAACGGGTTATCACCCGGATGAAACCGACCAATATTGTTGAAATGCTACGTGGTTACTATCTGGAACGTAAAATCATCTTTGAATACGAAGATCAGGGACTGATTTCGCCTAGTTACGCTAAGCGTTTGCGACAGAATGTCAATAATTTAGAAAATTATTCCCTCAAGGAAACTGTGAATACCTTGCCGTATGACATGGTGAATTACGCTAGGAAGGGATAA
- a CDS encoding aminotransferase, protein MEIAAFGVEEWLNDWENQAVYDIAGSSIDSLTVTEVLALGGRSQEEFLRELLQKKLNYGWIEGSPTFKEEVAKLYQRVATSQILQTNGATGANHLALYALIEKGDHVISLYPSYQQLYDIPKSLGAEVSLWQIHEEEGWLPSLDELRSMIRPNTKMICINNANNPTGAVMERPFLEELVSIAQEVGAYILSDEVYKPLDSRYDVPAIVDLYEKGISVNSMSKTYSVAGVRVGWIVANDDLSNLFRKYRDYTMICAGMVDDALASYVLQNKDAVLARNQAIVAENLQLVRDWVEEEPRVSLVYPSAVPVSFIKLDIPEEIESFCLRLLQEKGVLLVPGNRFDRPGYARLGYCTQASTLKTGLALLSDFLRQYD, encoded by the coding sequence ATGGAGATTGCAGCATTTGGTGTAGAAGAATGGTTAAATGATTGGGAAAATCAGGCGGTCTATGATATTGCTGGGAGTTCGATTGACTCGCTGACAGTCACAGAAGTTCTAGCCTTGGGCGGACGTTCTCAGGAAGAATTTTTGAGAGAATTGTTACAGAAGAAGTTGAATTATGGCTGGATTGAGGGTTCGCCTACCTTTAAGGAGGAGGTTGCAAAACTCTATCAACGTGTAGCAACGAGCCAAATTCTTCAGACAAATGGAGCAACAGGAGCCAATCATTTGGCCCTTTACGCCTTGATTGAAAAAGGGGACCATGTCATTTCGCTGTATCCTAGTTATCAGCAGTTGTATGATATTCCGAAATCGCTAGGGGCAGAAGTTTCTCTTTGGCAGATTCATGAGGAGGAAGGCTGGTTACCCTCTTTGGATGAGCTACGTAGCATGATTCGTCCAAATACCAAGATGATTTGCATCAATAATGCCAATAATCCAACTGGTGCTGTCATGGAACGCCCATTTTTAGAGGAGCTGGTATCCATTGCTCAAGAAGTGGGAGCTTATATTTTGTCTGATGAAGTCTATAAACCCTTGGATTCGCGTTATGATGTGCCAGCCATTGTGGATTTATATGAAAAAGGTATCTCAGTTAACAGCATGTCAAAGACTTATTCTGTGGCTGGGGTACGAGTTGGTTGGATTGTGGCAAATGATGACCTGTCCAATTTGTTTCGAAAATACCGTGATTATACCATGATTTGTGCAGGGATGGTGGATGATGCTCTTGCAAGCTATGTGCTACAGAATAAAGATGCAGTATTAGCGAGAAATCAAGCCATTGTAGCAGAAAACTTACAGCTAGTCAGAGATTGGGTGGAAGAAGAGCCACGTGTCAGTTTGGTATATCCAAGTGCTGTTCCAGTATCCTTTATTAAGCTGGATATTCCTGAGGAAATCGAATCGTTCTGTCTGCGCTTATTGCAGGAAAAAGGTGTCTTATTAGTACCTGGCAACCGCTTTGATCGGCCTGGCTATGCTCGCTTAGGCTACTGTACACAAGCTAGTACCTTGAAAACAGGTCTAGCTCTATTATCAGATTTCTTACGACAATATGATTAG
- a CDS encoding ABC transporter ATP-binding protein yields MILSMRNLSYRRQGKTILDNLSWEYAKGEQWAVLGLNGAGKSTLLRILTAEFWKSSGELSVLDIEFGKGDIPSLRTKIGIVGSFLAERFPTDLYAEQIVLTGKYKSSILYREYGEKELQEAKDMLDRIDAAHLIGRTYASLSQGERQLLLIARSLMEKPQLLILDEATVGLDLLARERLLKHIEQICQLPEAPAIIYVTHHAEEITQSFTHVLLLKEGRILAKGSKEDILIPDILSQFYDQQVELIPLGEDRLFIKPLI; encoded by the coding sequence ATGATTCTTTCAATGCGCAATCTTTCCTATCGTAGACAGGGAAAAACTATTTTAGACAACCTTTCATGGGAATATGCTAAAGGAGAGCAATGGGCTGTTCTTGGTTTAAACGGAGCTGGTAAATCGACCTTATTGCGTATTTTAACAGCTGAATTTTGGAAGAGTTCTGGTGAATTGAGCGTTCTTGATATTGAATTTGGAAAGGGGGACATTCCAAGTTTACGGACCAAGATTGGGATTGTCGGATCCTTTTTAGCCGAACGCTTTCCGACTGATCTTTACGCAGAGCAAATTGTCCTCACTGGAAAGTATAAATCGTCTATTCTCTATCGTGAATATGGTGAAAAGGAATTGCAGGAAGCAAAGGATATGCTAGACAGGATTGACGCAGCTCATCTGATTGGCCGAACCTATGCCAGCTTATCTCAAGGAGAGCGCCAACTACTGCTCATTGCCCGTAGTCTCATGGAAAAACCTCAGCTGTTGATTTTAGATGAGGCAACGGTTGGTCTTGATTTACTCGCCCGTGAACGCCTACTCAAACATATCGAACAAATTTGTCAACTTCCTGAAGCGCCAGCAATTATCTATGTGACCCATCATGCTGAAGAAATTACCCAATCCTTTACCCATGTCCTCCTACTAAAAGAGGGTAGGATTCTTGCAAAGGGATCTAAAGAAGACATTCTAATCCCTGATATTCTGAGTCAATTTTATGACCAGCAGGTGGAGCTTATCCCACTTGGTGAAGACCGGCTCTTTATTAAACCACTAATATAA
- a CDS encoding nicotinate phosphoribosyltransferase has product MYSDDSLTLHTDLYQINMAQVYFQQGIHEKHAVFEVYFRKLPFHNGYAVFAGLERIVRYLSNLSFTETDLDYLRQQGYPENFLDYLKQLEFSLTIRSAKEGDLVFANEPIMQIEGPLAQCQLVETAILNIVNYQTLVATKARRIKAILEDEPLLEFGTRRAQEMDAAIWGTRAAYVGGAGATSNVRAGKIFGIPVAGTHAHALVQTYGNDYDAFKAYALTHKNCVFLVDTYDTLRLGVPAAIRVAKELGDKINFLGVRIDSGDMAYISKKVRQQLDDAGYTDAKIYASNDLDENTILNLKMQKAKIDVWGVGTKLITAYDQPALGAVYKIVSIEDENGSMRDTIKLSSNVEKVSTPGKKQVWRITSLEKGKTEGDYITFADTDVSEMTSIHMFHPTYTYINKTVTDFKAVPLLIDIFDKGQLVYDLPSLPAIQEYANEQFDQLWDEYKRMLNPQDYPVDLAQDVWDNKMKLIQQVRNQTRLR; this is encoded by the coding sequence ATTTATTCTGATGATAGTTTAACGCTACATACCGATTTGTATCAAATTAATATGGCTCAGGTTTATTTTCAGCAGGGAATTCATGAGAAACATGCTGTTTTTGAAGTGTATTTTCGAAAACTGCCTTTCCATAATGGTTATGCAGTATTTGCTGGCCTAGAGCGTATTGTGCGCTACCTATCAAATCTTTCATTTACGGAAACAGACTTGGACTATTTACGTCAGCAGGGCTATCCAGAGAATTTCCTAGATTATTTAAAGCAATTAGAATTTTCGTTAACCATTCGTTCTGCTAAGGAAGGGGACTTGGTTTTTGCCAATGAACCAATCATGCAAATTGAGGGGCCACTTGCCCAATGCCAATTGGTTGAAACAGCCATTTTAAATATCGTCAATTACCAAACCTTAGTTGCTACCAAAGCTCGTCGCATCAAAGCCATTTTGGAAGATGAGCCACTTCTTGAATTCGGTACACGCCGTGCACAGGAAATGGATGCAGCCATTTGGGGAACACGTGCAGCCTATGTCGGTGGCGCTGGTGCTACTTCCAATGTACGTGCTGGAAAAATTTTCGGTATTCCAGTAGCTGGAACCCATGCGCATGCCCTTGTCCAAACTTACGGTAATGATTACGATGCCTTTAAGGCCTATGCTTTGACCCATAAAAATTGTGTCTTCCTTGTCGATACCTATGATACCTTGCGTCTTGGTGTCCCTGCTGCCATTCGTGTTGCAAAGGAATTGGGAGATAAGATCAACTTCTTAGGCGTTCGGATTGACTCGGGTGATATGGCCTACATTTCTAAAAAAGTTCGACAACAACTTGATGATGCCGGCTATACAGATGCTAAAATCTACGCTTCTAATGACCTTGATGAAAATACCATTTTAAACCTAAAAATGCAAAAGGCTAAAATTGATGTCTGGGGTGTTGGAACAAAACTCATCACAGCCTATGATCAACCAGCACTTGGTGCCGTTTATAAGATTGTTTCGATTGAGGATGAGAATGGATCTATGCGTGATACCATTAAACTTTCCTCTAATGTGGAAAAAGTATCCACACCAGGTAAAAAACAAGTTTGGCGTATTACCAGTCTTGAAAAAGGAAAAACAGAGGGCGACTACATTACCTTTGCTGATACAGATGTTAGTGAAATGACCTCTATCCACATGTTTCACCCAACCTATACTTACATCAATAAGACAGTAACTGATTTTAAAGCTGTACCTCTCCTAATTGATATTTTTGATAAAGGGCAACTTGTCTACGATTTACCAAGTCTACCAGCTATTCAAGAATATGCCAATGAGCAATTTGATCAACTTTGGGATGAATACAAGCGCATGCTGAATCCACAAGATTATCCAGTTGATTTAGCACAAGATGTTTGGGATAATAAGATGAAACTCATTCAACAAGTTCGCAACCAAACACGCTTACGTTAA
- a CDS encoding prepilin peptidase: MKIMLLMFVGASIGSFLSVVIDRFPEKSLLFPASHCNHCKQSLKWWDMIPVLSQLVLGFKCRYCKGKIPYWYLGLELIAAGLIVLLGQGLISCLQCILLFTGTILSIYDIKHQEYPLMVWGVFTFLALLFSSLNWVFCTFIILSLITEKYRLPIGSGDFFYLASLSLLFPLTELLWLIQLASLFGLLIFSIFKPKSLPFIPYLFLASLIVQVR, from the coding sequence ATGAAGATAATGTTATTAATGTTTGTCGGAGCTTCTATTGGCTCCTTTCTCAGTGTGGTCATTGACCGTTTTCCTGAAAAATCCCTACTCTTTCCAGCTAGCCACTGCAATCATTGCAAACAGTCGCTGAAATGGTGGGACATGATTCCAGTTCTATCACAACTGGTGCTAGGATTCAAATGCCGCTACTGCAAAGGAAAGATTCCCTACTGGTACCTAGGTTTGGAACTGATTGCTGCAGGCTTGATTGTTTTACTAGGTCAGGGCTTGATTTCATGCTTACAATGTATCTTATTGTTTACAGGTACCATATTATCCATTTATGATATCAAACACCAAGAATATCCATTGATGGTTTGGGGTGTCTTTACTTTTCTTGCTCTGCTATTTTCAAGTCTAAACTGGGTATTTTGTACTTTCATTATCCTTTCCCTAATCACTGAAAAATACCGACTACCAATCGGATCAGGTGATTTTTTCTACCTAGCTAGCCTATCTCTACTCTTTCCTTTAACAGAGCTTCTCTGGCTAATCCAACTGGCGAGCTTGTTTGGCCTATTGATTTTTAGCATCTTCAAACCAAAATCCCTCCCCTTTATTCCCTATCTCTTCTTAGCCAGCTTAATTGTGCAAGTAAGGTAG
- a CDS encoding class I SAM-dependent methyltransferase, translated as MLRPLEMAHQFLGEVITKEDIVVDATMGNGHDTLFLAERAKKVFAFDIQEQAIEQTRARLEMAGLTNAELILAGHEQLDVYVEEVKAGIFNLGYLPSADKSIITQPNTTIIALEKLCQGLVLGGRIAIMVYYGHEGGVCERDAVLDFVSQLPQQVFTVTIYQTLNQINQPPFLLMLEKLKEYNHG; from the coding sequence ATGTTAAGACCATTAGAAATGGCCCATCAGTTTTTAGGAGAAGTCATTACCAAGGAAGATATCGTGGTGGATGCGACCATGGGCAATGGGCATGACACTCTTTTTTTAGCTGAGAGAGCCAAAAAAGTATTTGCATTTGATATACAAGAACAGGCGATTGAGCAGACTCGAGCGCGTTTGGAAATGGCTGGTCTGACCAATGCTGAGTTGATTTTAGCAGGACATGAGCAACTTGATGTTTATGTAGAAGAGGTAAAAGCAGGGATTTTTAATCTAGGCTATCTGCCAAGTGCAGACAAATCGATTATCACACAGCCCAACACGACTATTATCGCACTTGAAAAATTATGTCAAGGCTTGGTGTTGGGTGGTCGAATTGCAATCATGGTCTATTATGGACATGAAGGTGGTGTTTGTGAGCGAGATGCAGTGCTTGATTTTGTGTCTCAGCTACCACAACAAGTATTTACCGTGACGATTTATCAAACCCTCAATCAGATCAATCAGCCACCTTTCTTACTAATGCTTGAAAAATTAAAGGAATACAATCATGGATAA